The following are from one region of the Synechococcus sp. CBW1108 genome:
- a CDS encoding DUF2103 domain-containing protein: protein MGRVVITHSTYIEGLIPLLQRLAGLPGIATVTPAVISRVRGRSPQLRLRVSTAITGGHKLVARRGSSVQEVFVVTNWSKEQLQQALDHLLDQDPSSSSAPEGRRS from the coding sequence ATGGGGCGGGTGGTGATCACCCACAGCACCTACATCGAGGGCCTGATCCCCCTGCTTCAGCGGCTGGCAGGTTTGCCGGGAATTGCCACGGTCACTCCCGCGGTGATCTCCCGGGTGCGGGGGCGCAGCCCCCAGTTGCGGTTGCGGGTGTCCACCGCGATCACCGGTGGCCACAAGTTGGTGGCGCGCCGGGGCAGCAGCGTTCAGGAGGTGTTTGTGGTGACTAATTGGAGCAAAGAACAGCTCCAGCAGGCGCTGGACCACCTACTCGATCAGGACCCATCCAGCAGCAGTGCACCCGAGGGCAGGCGCTCGTAG
- a CDS encoding NAD(P)H-dependent oxidoreductase yields the protein MPISPDQLNQAMAWRYATKLFDPSRRIDAETWSALENALVQSPSSYGLQPWKFLVIGDPSLRQQLRPESWNQSQITDASHLVVFLAERQIGAEQVDRLLSAMASTRGLDAGALVTYRRMIEVDLIEGPRSQQIGRWTSNQVYIALGTFMTAAALLEVDTCAIEGFDPAAYDRILELEDSPYRSCVVCAAGYRDPADKYASAAKVRYPASELIELR from the coding sequence ATGCCGATCTCCCCAGACCAGCTCAACCAGGCCATGGCCTGGCGGTATGCCACCAAGCTGTTTGATCCGAGTCGCCGCATCGATGCAGAAACCTGGTCCGCACTGGAGAATGCCCTGGTGCAGAGCCCCTCGAGCTACGGCTTGCAGCCCTGGAAATTTCTGGTGATCGGCGATCCTTCCCTCCGCCAGCAGCTGCGACCTGAATCATGGAACCAGAGCCAGATCACCGATGCCTCCCACCTGGTGGTGTTTCTGGCCGAACGCCAGATCGGGGCCGAACAAGTCGATCGGCTGCTGAGCGCCATGGCCAGCACCCGGGGCCTCGATGCTGGGGCCCTGGTCACCTACCGGCGCATGATCGAGGTGGACCTGATCGAGGGGCCCCGCAGCCAGCAGATTGGGCGTTGGACCAGCAACCAGGTGTACATCGCCCTGGGCACCTTCATGACGGCCGCAGCTTTGCTGGAGGTGGACACCTGTGCGATCGAAGGATTCGACCCGGCGGCCTATGACCGGATCCTGGAATTGGAGGATTCCCCATACCGCAGCTGCGTGGTGTGCGCAGCGGGCTATCGGGACCCCGCTGACAAGTACGCCAGCGCAGCCAAGGTGCGTTACCCAGCCAGCGAGTTGATCGAGCTGCGCTGA
- a CDS encoding 5-(carboxyamino)imidazole ribonucleotide synthase produces MADPVSALAGSAVGVVGGGQLAMLLAAAARRLEVPLHVQTPSAQDPAAALATSVVLANLDDIAATRELARRCGAITFENEWLDLPALAPLGFEGVVFLPSLEALSPLVCKRRQRQLLQGLGLPTPRWCEMPTDGVLPADFAYPLMAKLASGGYDGKGTVVLGGPGELASLQARVPQGDWILEEMVPFELELSQLACRDRDGKVQCYTLVQTHQHQQVCDWVLAPAHVPQAVQAYARNIAASLITAINYVGVLTIEFFYGPGGLQVNEIAPRTHNSGHLTIEAAHTSQFEQQVRIVSGLPMGSVALRVPGALMVNLLGFESSANEYPSQREALAALPDASVHWYGKQGSNAGRKLGHITLLLSGASPQERALEAEQLLARVRSIWPLPSA; encoded by the coding sequence ATGGCTGATCCGGTGTCAGCACTGGCAGGCTCGGCCGTCGGGGTTGTAGGGGGCGGCCAGCTGGCCATGTTGCTGGCGGCAGCGGCCCGCAGGCTCGAGGTGCCGCTCCATGTCCAGACCCCATCGGCCCAGGATCCAGCCGCGGCCCTCGCCACTTCGGTGGTTTTGGCCAATCTCGACGACATCGCCGCCACCCGCGAGCTGGCCCGACGCTGCGGTGCGATCACCTTTGAAAATGAGTGGCTTGACCTGCCCGCCCTGGCCCCATTGGGTTTTGAAGGGGTGGTTTTCCTGCCGAGCCTGGAGGCCCTGTCTCCCCTGGTATGCAAACGCCGTCAGCGCCAGTTGCTGCAGGGTCTGGGCCTGCCCACCCCCCGGTGGTGTGAAATGCCCACCGATGGGGTTTTGCCAGCCGATTTTGCCTATCCCCTGATGGCGAAGCTCGCCAGTGGCGGCTACGACGGCAAGGGAACGGTTGTGCTTGGGGGGCCAGGGGAGCTGGCTTCTCTCCAGGCCAGGGTGCCCCAGGGCGACTGGATCCTGGAAGAAATGGTGCCGTTTGAACTGGAACTCTCCCAGCTGGCCTGTCGCGACAGGGATGGCAAGGTGCAATGCTACACCCTGGTGCAGACCCACCAGCACCAACAGGTGTGTGACTGGGTGCTTGCCCCAGCCCATGTGCCCCAGGCAGTGCAGGCCTACGCCCGCAACATCGCCGCGTCCCTGATCACGGCTATCAACTACGTGGGGGTGCTCACAATCGAGTTTTTCTACGGCCCCGGCGGATTGCAGGTAAATGAAATTGCCCCCCGTACCCACAATTCTGGACACCTCACCATCGAGGCCGCCCACACCAGCCAGTTTGAGCAGCAGGTGCGCATCGTCAGCGGCCTGCCGATGGGTTCGGTAGCCCTGCGGGTGCCTGGCGCCTTGATGGTGAATCTGCTCGGTTTCGAAAGTTCTGCCAACGAATACCCAAGCCAGCGGGAGGCCCTGGCTGCCCTCCCTGACGCCAGCGTGCACTGGTATGGCAAACAGGGCTCCAACGCCGGCCGCAAACTGGGCCACATCACCCTGTTGCTCAGTGGAGCCAGCCCCCAGGAGCGGGCGTTGGAAGCAGAGCAGCTGCTGGCTCGGGTGCGCAGCATCTGGCCATTGCCAAGCGCCTAG
- a CDS encoding carbohydrate ABC transporter permease, with amino-acid sequence MSLPAPRTATAWGFLLPALVLIGLSVLIPAAMALVMSLSQAGLDVSEPLRFVGLANVRRLLSDPMFFQVTGTTFLYLVGVVPPIVLGALALAVLVNSQLPGIHCFRGALYTPVLVSIVVAAIAFRWIYAENGLVNGWLGALLGPAFEPIGFLTSPVLALPSVMLVTLWKGLGYYMVIFLAGLQGISPDLYEAAALDGSEGLRKHLDITLPLLRPYITLVAVISAIAATKVFEEVYLMTQGGPADSTRTLVYYVYDQAFAELEISYACTIGLALFLIVLLLSLVRFLFAADKGLA; translated from the coding sequence ATGTCTCTCCCTGCCCCCCGCACCGCCACGGCCTGGGGTTTTCTGCTGCCAGCCCTGGTGCTGATCGGCCTTTCGGTGCTGATCCCGGCCGCGATGGCCCTGGTGATGAGTTTGAGCCAGGCTGGTCTGGATGTGAGCGAACCGCTGCGATTTGTGGGCCTGGCCAACGTGCGGCGGCTGCTGAGCGATCCGATGTTTTTCCAGGTCACCGGCACCACCTTTCTATATCTGGTGGGAGTGGTGCCCCCGATTGTGCTCGGGGCGCTGGCGCTGGCAGTGCTGGTCAACAGCCAGTTGCCCGGGATCCACTGCTTCCGAGGTGCCCTCTACACGCCCGTGCTGGTGTCGATCGTGGTGGCCGCAATCGCCTTTCGTTGGATCTACGCCGAGAACGGCCTGGTCAATGGCTGGCTTGGAGCCCTGCTGGGTCCAGCCTTTGAGCCCATCGGCTTTCTCACCTCCCCGGTGCTCGCCCTGCCCTCGGTAATGCTTGTCACCCTCTGGAAGGGCCTTGGTTACTACATGGTGATCTTCCTGGCCGGTCTCCAGGGCATCTCCCCCGACCTCTACGAGGCAGCCGCTCTCGATGGCAGTGAGGGTTTGCGCAAGCACCTCGACATCACCTTGCCCCTGCTCCGCCCATACATCACCTTAGTTGCCGTGATTTCGGCCATCGCCGCCACCAAGGTGTTTGAGGAGGTCTACCTGATGACCCAGGGGGGGCCCGCCGATTCCACCCGGACCCTGGTTTATTACGTCTACGACCAGGCCTTTGCGGAGCTAGAGATCAGCTACGCCTGCACCATCGGCCTGGCCCTGTTCCTGATCGTGCTGTTGCTCAGCCTGGTGCGCTTCCTTTTTGCTGCCGACAAAGGCCTGGCCTGA
- a CDS encoding DUF2252 domain-containing protein, whose product MAEQSRNPLDLLAQQEAERLPWLVPLRRSRMAANPFAFFRGAAVVMAADLAREPHSGVMVQLCGDAHLLNFGFYGSPELQLLFDINDFDETHSGPFEWDLIRLATSLILAARSLGLSDKDQGKVCRRGVRSYGEAMANFAEMPFLQMWVSKLPLQELIDQQAGACLQAHLKQVVATALQRDSGQAVRKLCELNSSGDLQFRHQPPLIVRYAELPSDVLFGMKWRQRFDHMYADYLQSVRPELRHLLSHFRLSDAALKPVGVGSVGTRCAIDVFVGDHPDDVLVLQSKQAEPSVLAPYVDQPAPEHQGERVVKGQRLMQTASDGFLGWTTSPEGRPYYWRQFRNWNGSVDVTQLDAQGVKDYGKLCGWTLAKAHARSGDRRAISATINDLKLFSASLLEQALRHADLVEQDHQTLLEAIAAGRIKTSERP is encoded by the coding sequence ATGGCTGAACAATCGCGTAACCCCCTCGACCTGCTGGCACAGCAGGAGGCCGAGAGGCTGCCCTGGCTGGTCCCCTTGCGTCGCAGCCGCATGGCTGCCAATCCCTTCGCCTTCTTTCGCGGCGCTGCCGTGGTGATGGCCGCCGACCTGGCCCGCGAGCCCCACTCCGGGGTGATGGTGCAGCTCTGCGGCGATGCCCACCTGCTCAATTTTGGCTTCTACGGCTCGCCGGAGCTACAGCTGCTCTTCGACATCAACGACTTCGACGAAACCCACTCCGGGCCGTTTGAGTGGGACCTGATCCGTCTGGCCACCAGCTTGATTCTGGCAGCCCGCAGCCTGGGCCTCAGCGACAAGGACCAGGGCAAGGTATGTCGCCGTGGAGTGCGCTCGTACGGCGAGGCGATGGCCAACTTCGCGGAGATGCCTTTTCTGCAGATGTGGGTCAGCAAGCTGCCCTTGCAGGAGCTTATCGATCAGCAGGCCGGTGCCTGCCTTCAAGCCCATCTCAAGCAGGTGGTGGCTACTGCGCTACAGCGTGATAGCGGCCAGGCGGTGCGCAAGCTGTGCGAGCTAAACAGCAGCGGTGACCTCCAGTTTCGTCATCAGCCGCCGCTGATCGTGCGCTATGCCGAGCTACCAAGTGATGTGTTGTTTGGCATGAAATGGCGCCAACGGTTTGACCACATGTATGCCGACTATCTGCAGAGCGTGAGGCCCGAGCTGCGCCACCTGCTCTCGCACTTTCGCCTCAGTGATGCCGCGCTCAAGCCGGTGGGGGTTGGCTCTGTGGGCACCCGCTGCGCCATCGACGTTTTTGTCGGCGACCACCCCGACGATGTGTTGGTGCTGCAAAGCAAACAGGCCGAGCCCTCCGTGTTGGCGCCCTACGTCGACCAACCGGCACCCGAGCACCAGGGCGAACGGGTGGTGAAGGGCCAGCGACTGATGCAGACCGCCAGTGATGGTTTTCTTGGGTGGACCACCTCGCCGGAAGGAAGGCCCTACTACTGGCGGCAATTTCGCAACTGGAATGGTTCGGTGGATGTGACCCAGCTCGATGCCCAGGGGGTGAAGGATTACGGCAAGCTCTGCGGCTGGACCCTGGCCAAGGCCCATGCCCGCAGCGGCGATCGCCGGGCGATCAGCGCCACGATTAACGATCTGAAGCTCTTCAGCGCAAGCCTGCTCGAGCAAGCGCTGCGCCATGCTGACCTTGTCGAACAGGATCACCAAACCCTGCTGGAAGCGATCGCCGCGGGCCGGATCAAAACCTCGGAGCGGCCGTAG
- the aroB gene encoding 3-dehydroquinate synthase codes for MTAAPTAIRTIEVALSANPYPVVIGTGALASLGEQIRARGSKEGTKVLMVTNPVVQEHYGAKALASLQAAGFEATTLVIDAGEDQKTLATVAQIHDAAFAHRLERGSLIVALGGGVVGDMAGFAAATWLRGIAVVQVPTTLLAMVDAAIGGKTGVNHSGGKNLIGAFHQPRLVLVDPSTLSTLPEREFRAGMAEVIKYGVIGDRTLFSELEASSGLSSMAAVGGPLLQKILERSAAAKAQVVAADEREGGLRAILNYGHTLGHVVETLCGYGTWLHGEAVAIGMVAAGEIALAMGLWNAADQQRQRAVIAAAGLPHDWPSLDAGAVIACLQGDKKVRDGRVRFVLPNAIGSVQIRSDVAESTIRQVLLQ; via the coding sequence ATGACCGCTGCGCCCACCGCCATCCGCACCATCGAGGTGGCGCTCAGCGCCAACCCCTATCCGGTGGTAATAGGCACCGGTGCCTTGGCCAGCCTTGGCGAGCAGATCCGTGCCCGCGGCAGCAAAGAAGGTACAAAGGTGCTGATGGTTACCAACCCCGTGGTGCAAGAGCATTACGGCGCCAAGGCCCTGGCCAGCCTCCAGGCCGCCGGCTTCGAGGCCACCACCCTGGTAATCGACGCCGGTGAAGACCAGAAAACACTCGCCACCGTGGCCCAGATCCACGACGCCGCCTTCGCCCACAGGCTGGAGCGCGGCTCGCTGATCGTTGCCCTCGGTGGCGGCGTGGTCGGCGACATGGCCGGTTTTGCAGCCGCCACCTGGCTGCGGGGAATTGCCGTGGTGCAGGTACCCACCACCTTGCTGGCCATGGTGGATGCGGCCATCGGCGGCAAGACCGGTGTCAACCATTCCGGCGGTAAGAACCTGATCGGCGCCTTCCACCAGCCCAGGTTGGTGCTGGTGGATCCCAGCACCTTGAGCACCCTGCCCGAGCGGGAGTTTCGGGCCGGCATGGCCGAAGTGATCAAATATGGGGTGATTGGCGACCGGACGCTGTTCAGCGAGTTGGAGGCCAGCAGCGGACTCAGCAGCATGGCGGCCGTGGGAGGGCCATTGCTGCAGAAGATTCTGGAGCGCTCCGCTGCAGCCAAGGCGCAGGTGGTGGCTGCCGATGAAAGGGAGGGGGGCCTGCGGGCCATCCTCAATTACGGCCACACCCTTGGCCACGTGGTGGAAACGCTCTGTGGTTATGGCACCTGGCTGCACGGCGAGGCGGTGGCGATCGGCATGGTGGCGGCCGGTGAGATAGCGCTGGCCATGGGCCTTTGGAACGCTGCGGACCAGCAGCGGCAACGGGCCGTCATCGCCGCCGCCGGGCTGCCCCACGACTGGCCCAGCCTGGATGCTGGAGCGGTGATCGCCTGCCTGCAGGGCGATAAAAAAGTTCGGGATGGCCGGGTGCGGTTTGTTCTGCCCAATGCAATTGGCTCCGTGCAGATTCGCAGCGATGTGGCCGAATCGACCATCCGACAGGTGCTGCTGCAGTAA
- a CDS encoding Nif11 family protein, giving the protein MSWSELERLVEEAEAETSLQRALKHCRTQQELVLAARRLGYRITRVDLQRARQLDCRAQPLEQRLG; this is encoded by the coding sequence ATGAGCTGGAGCGAACTGGAGCGGCTGGTGGAAGAGGCGGAGGCCGAAACGAGCCTGCAGCGGGCCCTGAAGCACTGCCGCACCCAGCAGGAGCTGGTCCTCGCCGCCCGGCGACTGGGTTACCGAATCACCCGGGTAGACCTGCAGCGCGCCCGCCAGCTGGATTGCCGGGCCCAGCCCCTTGAGCAGCGCCTGGGCTGA
- a CDS encoding Rieske 2Fe-2S domain-containing protein, producing the protein MVASIPLNPDLNTEPKSELDAEAQQRWQEHWQQRWYPVAYLQDLDPLRPTPFTLLGQDLVLWWEAESSQWRAFADICPHRQVPLSEGRINERGELECPYHGWSFNGEGHCTTIPQAEPEAAASACRNPRSACRSHATATAQGLLFVFAGQGEQAELAELPRVPLLDDPLWLVQDTFRDLPMDALTLLENVLDVSHVPFTHHRTVGKRQNAAPVQAELTASDAAGFSVSWPEGPRRGKLGSQFTTFVAPALMWHDLTAKGFARFLTVVYATPIRPGECRLFARFPFQFRSLLPRLLLRARPQWLQHLGNHVVLEDDQVFLHWQERAQGKSYLPTSADVYVRALKDWVAGVAGPPFPAATLPPRQGPAQLMERYESHTRHCRACSGALQGVSRWRPVLLGALAVELLLAAWLPGLAARVTLVLLLGLGALLLRQLNRWEVLLMRGDGQPPRNRL; encoded by the coding sequence ATGGTTGCTTCCATTCCTCTCAACCCAGACCTGAACACAGAACCCAAAAGCGAGCTAGACGCCGAGGCCCAGCAACGCTGGCAGGAGCACTGGCAGCAGCGCTGGTATCCGGTGGCCTACCTGCAGGATCTAGACCCGCTGCGACCCACCCCTTTCACCCTGCTTGGCCAGGATCTCGTTCTGTGGTGGGAAGCAGAGTCGAGCCAGTGGCGCGCCTTCGCCGACATCTGCCCCCACCGCCAGGTGCCCCTCAGCGAGGGACGTATCAACGAACGGGGTGAGCTGGAGTGCCCCTACCACGGTTGGAGTTTTAACGGCGAGGGCCATTGCACCACCATTCCCCAGGCGGAACCGGAGGCCGCCGCCAGCGCCTGCCGCAATCCCCGCAGTGCCTGCCGCTCCCATGCCACAGCCACGGCCCAGGGTCTGCTGTTTGTTTTCGCCGGCCAGGGCGAGCAGGCCGAACTGGCTGAACTGCCTCGCGTGCCCCTGCTGGATGACCCCCTCTGGCTGGTGCAGGACACCTTCCGGGACCTGCCGATGGATGCGCTCACCCTGCTGGAGAACGTGCTCGATGTGAGCCACGTGCCCTTCACCCACCACCGCACGGTGGGTAAGCGCCAGAACGCCGCACCGGTCCAGGCCGAGCTCACAGCCTCCGATGCGGCGGGCTTCAGCGTCTCCTGGCCGGAGGGTCCACGCCGGGGAAAACTGGGCAGCCAATTCACCACCTTTGTCGCTCCGGCTCTGATGTGGCACGACCTCACGGCCAAGGGGTTCGCCCGTTTTCTCACCGTGGTTTACGCCACTCCCATTCGGCCGGGCGAATGTCGCCTGTTTGCCCGCTTCCCATTCCAGTTCCGCTCCCTGCTGCCGCGCCTGCTGCTGCGGGCCAGACCCCAGTGGCTGCAGCACCTGGGCAACCATGTCGTGCTGGAAGACGACCAGGTTTTCCTCCATTGGCAGGAAAGGGCCCAGGGCAAGAGCTACCTGCCCACCAGCGCCGATGTTTACGTAAGGGCCCTCAAAGACTGGGTGGCTGGCGTAGCCGGACCCCCATTCCCAGCCGCCACCCTGCCGCCGCGCCAGGGCCCTGCCCAGTTGATGGAGCGCTACGAGAGCCATACCCGCCATTGCCGCGCCTGCTCAGGAGCCCTGCAGGGGGTGAGTCGCTGGCGGCCGGTGCTGCTTGGTGCCCTGGCGGTAGAGCTGCTGCTGGCTGCCTGGCTGCCTGGCTTGGCCGCCCGGGTAACCCTGGTGCTGCTGCTTGGCCTGGGCGCCCTGCTGCTGCGCCAGCTAAACCGCTGGGAGGTGCTGCTGATGCGGGGAGATGGCCAGCCGCCGCGCAATCGGCTTTAG
- a CDS encoding ABC transporter permease, which translates to MASWRHYGRSLRSFWSTSLAAELEYPLNAVIELVSVFGNLAGSLFVLQLLFAGGSSLGGWSWDGALVVLGLYTLLDGITTCLLQPNLSRIVNHVQTGTLDYVLLKPIDSQFWLSTRTVSPWGLPAIGAALALIAWASSRAGLPSPALLLLALALLLASLVILYSLWFVLAALSIWFVKVWNATEVLRQTLVAGRYPVSAYPPALRLVFTLVLPVAFLTTVPAEALLGRGSLAWAGGSLLAAILCFGGSRLLWLHAQRFYTSASS; encoded by the coding sequence ATGGCCAGCTGGCGCCACTACGGACGCAGCTTGCGCAGCTTTTGGAGCACGTCCCTGGCCGCCGAGCTCGAATATCCCCTCAACGCCGTCATTGAGCTGGTGTCGGTGTTCGGCAACTTGGCCGGCAGCCTGTTTGTGCTACAGCTGCTCTTCGCAGGGGGCTCCAGCCTGGGGGGCTGGAGCTGGGATGGGGCCCTGGTGGTGCTGGGTCTGTACACCCTGCTGGATGGGATCACCACCTGCTTGCTGCAGCCCAACCTGAGCCGGATCGTCAACCACGTGCAGACCGGCACCCTCGACTACGTGTTGCTCAAGCCAATCGACAGCCAGTTCTGGCTTTCAACCCGCACCGTTTCACCCTGGGGTCTGCCGGCGATTGGGGCCGCTCTGGCCCTGATTGCCTGGGCTTCGAGCCGGGCCGGACTGCCCTCCCCAGCGCTGCTATTGCTTGCTCTGGCCCTGCTGCTGGCCTCCCTGGTGATCCTCTACAGCCTTTGGTTCGTGCTGGCGGCCCTGAGCATCTGGTTCGTCAAGGTCTGGAATGCCACTGAGGTGTTGCGCCAGACCCTGGTGGCCGGTCGCTATCCGGTGAGTGCCTATCCGCCGGCGCTGCGGTTGGTGTTTACCCTCGTTTTGCCAGTTGCCTTCCTCACCACGGTGCCCGCCGAAGCGCTGCTCGGCAGGGGATCATTGGCCTGGGCAGGCGGCTCACTGCTGGCTGCCATTCTCTGTTTTGGCGGCAGCCGCTTGCTCTGGCTCCATGCCCAGCGCTTCTACACCTCAGCCTCGAGTTAG
- a CDS encoding ABC-2 family transporter protein has translation MRLRHGWRVARALLVSQYALMLEYRAEIVLWALSGVLPLIMLGVWSGSGAGAGAGLSPQQISRYFLSAFLVRQFTVVWLIHVFEEDALQGRLSPFLLQPLAPLWRYLAAHFSEQASRVPIVAIMLLALGLVAPGLLWLPSPRSLLLGLVAIQAAFLLRFLLQVVVTTLCFWSERAAALDRLLLIPYLFLSGLVAPLETFPPAVRRLAMATPFPWMVDFPARLLAGEEVNATLGFAAIAAWCLLLLPIGRWLWLAGLRRYSAMGA, from the coding sequence ATGAGGCTCCGGCACGGCTGGCGTGTGGCACGGGCGTTGCTGGTCAGCCAGTACGCCCTGATGCTCGAGTACCGGGCCGAGATCGTGCTGTGGGCTCTCTCCGGTGTGCTGCCCCTGATCATGCTCGGTGTGTGGAGTGGTTCCGGGGCCGGCGCTGGAGCAGGGCTCTCACCGCAGCAAATCAGCCGCTACTTCCTCTCGGCCTTTTTGGTGCGCCAGTTCACCGTGGTGTGGCTGATCCACGTGTTTGAGGAGGATGCGCTGCAGGGGCGGCTCTCTCCCTTTTTGTTGCAGCCGCTGGCCCCCCTCTGGCGCTATCTGGCGGCCCACTTCAGTGAGCAGGCCTCCCGGGTGCCAATCGTGGCGATCATGCTTTTGGCCCTCGGCCTGGTGGCGCCGGGGCTGCTCTGGCTGCCATCACCGCGCTCCCTGCTGCTGGGCCTGGTGGCGATTCAGGCAGCCTTCCTGCTCCGTTTCCTGCTTCAGGTGGTTGTCACAACCCTCTGTTTCTGGAGTGAGCGAGCGGCGGCGCTGGATCGGCTGCTGCTGATTCCCTATCTGTTCCTATCTGGCCTGGTGGCGCCGCTTGAGACCTTTCCCCCGGCTGTTCGCCGCCTGGCGATGGCCACACCTTTTCCCTGGATGGTGGATTTTCCCGCCCGACTCCTGGCCGGTGAGGAGGTGAATGCAACCCTGGGCTTCGCAGCCATCGCGGCCTGGTGCCTGCTGCTGCTGCCGATTGGCCGCTGGCTGTGGCTAGCCGGCCTGCGCCGCTATTCGGCGATGGGGGCCTGA
- a CDS encoding ATP-binding cassette domain-containing protein — protein MTIIQARNLSKSYRISEKQPGLAGSLRHLVRRVHRDVVAVDRISFSIEPGEFVGFLGPNGAGKTTTLKMLTGLIHPSGGELQVAGHQPWRRQPRFLRQITLVMGNRQQLIWDLPALDSLQVNAAVYGLEPVAAARRIRELAEMLELGPELNRPVRKLSLGQRMKAELLAALLHSPSVLFLDEPTLGLDVNARVRVRDFLADYNRQTGATVLLTSHDMGDITALCPRVLLIHEGQLFHDGSLALLTQRLAPCRQVRLELADLHPSEAFAGFGQIEEHHGHLLRLLVPRDQLTERVAALLERFSVLDLEVGDPPIEDLIGVLFRSREAAARGDSP, from the coding sequence ATGACGATCATTCAGGCCAGAAATCTCAGCAAGAGCTACCGAATCAGCGAGAAGCAGCCAGGGCTGGCAGGCAGTCTGCGCCACCTGGTGCGGCGGGTGCACCGGGATGTGGTGGCCGTCGACCGGATCAGTTTCAGCATCGAGCCCGGCGAATTTGTGGGCTTCCTCGGCCCGAATGGGGCCGGCAAGACCACCACCTTGAAGATGCTCACCGGCCTGATCCACCCCAGTGGCGGCGAGCTCCAGGTGGCCGGTCACCAGCCCTGGCGGCGCCAGCCCCGCTTCCTGCGTCAGATCACCCTGGTGATGGGCAACCGCCAGCAGCTGATCTGGGATCTGCCAGCCCTGGATTCCCTCCAGGTGAATGCGGCGGTGTACGGGCTGGAGCCCGTCGCAGCGGCTAGGCGAATCCGGGAGCTCGCCGAGATGCTGGAGCTGGGGCCAGAGCTGAATCGGCCGGTGCGCAAGCTCTCCCTCGGCCAGCGCATGAAGGCCGAGTTGCTGGCGGCCTTGCTGCACAGCCCCTCCGTGCTGTTTCTCGATGAACCCACCTTGGGGCTGGATGTGAATGCCCGGGTCCGGGTACGGGATTTTCTTGCCGACTACAACCGCCAGACCGGCGCGACCGTTCTGCTCACCAGCCATGACATGGGCGACATAACTGCCCTCTGTCCGCGGGTGTTGCTGATCCACGAGGGCCAGCTTTTCCACGACGGTTCTTTAGCCCTGCTTACCCAGCGGCTTGCCCCCTGCCGCCAGGTGCGCTTGGAGCTCGCCGATCTCCACCCGAGCGAGGCGTTTGCGGGCTTTGGCCAGATCGAGGAGCACCACGGCCACCTACTGCGGCTGCTGGTGCCGCGGGACCAGCTCACCGAGCGGGTTGCGGCCCTGCTCGAGCGCTTTTCGGTGCTGGATCTGGAGGTGGGGGATCCACCAATCGAGGATTTGATCGGCGTCCTGTTTCGCAGCCGAGAAGCAGCAGCCAGGGGGGATTCGCCATGA
- a CDS encoding SDR family oxidoreductase yields the protein MTLVAVTGASGKTGWRVVDQALHRGLAVRAILRPGSVLPPALAEAEQQGRLEVRRFDFSATEALQSALRGCDSLLIATGARPSVNLAGPLQVDAIGVRDQIQACQAVGLKRVVLVSSLCAGRWLHPLNLFGLILVWKRLGERWLEQSGLDWTVIRPGGLSEDDSRAASEGVVYSGADQQESSSLPRLLVARACLDALETPAAIGKIIEITSSANQEPQPLAGWLASS from the coding sequence ATGACCCTGGTGGCTGTGACCGGTGCCTCCGGCAAAACCGGTTGGCGGGTGGTGGATCAAGCCCTGCATCGCGGCTTGGCGGTGCGGGCGATCCTGCGGCCTGGCTCGGTGCTGCCGCCGGCCCTGGCCGAAGCAGAGCAACAGGGGCGGCTCGAAGTGCGACGCTTCGATTTCAGTGCCACCGAAGCTTTGCAAAGCGCCCTGAGGGGCTGCGATTCCCTGTTGATCGCCACCGGCGCGCGGCCATCGGTAAACCTGGCCGGCCCCTTGCAGGTGGATGCGATCGGCGTGCGCGACCAGATCCAGGCCTGCCAGGCGGTGGGCTTGAAGCGGGTGGTGCTGGTGAGCTCCCTCTGCGCTGGTCGCTGGTTGCATCCGCTCAACCTGTTCGGCTTGATTCTGGTGTGGAAGCGGCTGGGCGAACGCTGGCTGGAGCAGAGCGGGCTCGACTGGACGGTGATCCGCCCCGGCGGTCTCAGTGAGGACGACAGTCGCGCCGCATCGGAGGGGGTGGTGTATTCCGGAGCCGACCAGCAGGAGAGCAGCAGCCTGCCCCGCCTGCTGGTGGCCCGGGCCTGTCTGGATGCACTCGAGACGCCTGCGGCGATCGGCAAGATTATCGAGATCACCAGCAGCGCGAATCAGGAGCCCCAGCCGCTGGCCGGCTGGTTGGCAAGCAGCTGA